The genomic region TCTGCGCCGTCGCGGGCCAGCGCGCGGTGGCGAATGCAGCCTTGATCTCGTTGATGTCGCCGGGCTCGCTCCAGCCCGGCCGGTTCCAGGTGCCCGATACGATCGCGACCACGTTGATCTGGTGTCCGGCCGAGATGGGATAGGCGACGAGATGCGCGTCCGGTCCCATCCAGAGCTGCACGTGCGGTGCGGTGTATTCACGCGGCAGGGCAGTGGCGTCCAGCGTGCCGCGCCAGGCGATCAGGCCGGAGAATTGCGGCTGTACGTCCGGAAACAAATGCCCGCGCACCGACGACCAGATGCCGTCGGCGCCGATCAGCGCAACGGCCAATTCCTCCTGCCGTGAATTGCCGCGGCGTTGGACGACGGTGAGGCCTCGCGCATGCTTGGTCACATCCTCGAACTGGCAGCCGAGCCGCAGATCGATATCGGGATGGTCGCTCGCGGCGGCCTGCAGCGCGGCCTGTAAATCGGCGCGGTGGATCACCCAATAGGGTGCGCCGGCGCGGAACTCGGCGGCCTGGCCAAGCGGCATCCGTGCGATCTCGCCACCAGCCCGCGCGCTCAGGATGCTGACGGATTCAGGCGTGACCGCGCGACGCGCAAGCGGTTCCTTGAGCCCGAGCTCGACCAGGATGCGGCTCGCATTGGGAGAGAGCTGGATGCCGGCGCCGGCTTCCTCGAGCCGTTCGGCCTTCTCCAGCACGACGACGCGAAAGCCCTGTGCCGCCAGTGTCAGCGACGCCGTCAGTCCTCCGATCCCGGCGCCTGCAACGATGACGGTTCGCGTCAGCGCCACGGAGCGGTCAGGCGACCTTGTCTTTCAGCACGCATTCCGGCGGCCGCGCTTCGCCGGCCGCGAGGTCGGACGCGAAGCGATAGAGCGTCGAGCAGTACGGACAGATGATCTCGTTGTCGTTGCCGAGGTCGAGGAACACGTGCGGGTGGTCGAACGGCGGGTTGGCGCCGACGCACATGAACTCCTGCGATCCGATTTCGATCACCGAGACACCGGCATCGTTATGGAAGTGCGGGACGACGTGGTCGGACATATTCTCACCTTGATGGCAACGATGGGCAGACGCAATCAACAGCATGCGGCATCGCGAAATGCCGCGCACCATACTGGCGGGAACAGTTGATTCCTAGAGCCCCGATGGCTCATTTGCTCATGCAAATTCGACACAATCTTGTCGTCCCAGAGAAGCCCTCCTTTGGTCGGAGCCGTTGTGTCGCAAAAACGGCACACTATTTCCAAGGCGAGTAAAACTAGAGGTTTTAGCGGAATGAATCGGGTGCGCGTCAGCTTGGCGGTGGTCGGCGTGGCAGCAAGTGCTGCCGTGGGCGCGGCTATTTGGCCGCACGCCCGTGATGCCGGCACCGTGCTGGCGGCGCGGGACGATCCCGCTGCGCTCGCCGACATCAGGCTCAATTCCGTGTTGCGCAACAACCCGGCGTTGATCTCGGACAATATCGAGGCGGCTCTGGCCTCCGGCGATGCCGACCTTGCGATGAGCTTTGTCGAACTCGCCGGCGAGAAGAACATCGCGCTCAGTGATGATCTCACCAAGCGCGTCGACGACGCGCGCGCCGAGCAATCATCCAGCATGCATTTCGCCAAAGGGTTCGCCACCGGTCTGGTGACCGGCAATGCCGACGATGTCGCAAGCCTGTCCGGCACGGTCGCCGGCGACCTGTTCGTGTTCGGCGATGTCAGGGACATCGTGCGCGAGGGCAAGCACCTCGTGATGGGAGAGGACACCGACCAGCTGGTGCTCGGCCTCGCGGCCGCCGGGCTTGCGGTGACCGCGGCAACCTATGTGTCGGTCGGCGGCGCCGGGCCGCTGCGCGCCGGGCTGACGCTGGTCAAGGATACGCGCAAGGCCGGGCGGCTGAGCGAGGGGATGATCGAATGGGCCGGGCGCTCGACCCGCGAGGTCGTCGACCAGCCGGCGCTGCGCGAGGCGGTCGCATCCGGCTCGGTGCTGCGGCCGGTGGAAACCGCAACCGCGATCCGCGCGGCGTTCCGGGCCGAGAAGGCCGGCGCGCTGGTGCGCGTCGCCAAGGACGTCGGACGCATCGGCGAGGCGGCCGGGGTTCGCGCTGCGCGGGATACGCTGAAGGTCGCCGAGAACCCGAAGGAGATCGCGCGGGCGGCGCGGATCGCCGAGGTGAAGGGCGGCCAGACCCGTGCGATCCTGAAGCTGTTCGGCCGTGGCGCGCTGCTGCTGGCCGCCGGCACATTCAATCTCACCATGTGGCTGTTCGGCGCGCTGCTGGCGCTGTTCGGCTTCCTGTCGTCGATCAAGGCCACTACCGAACGGGCCACCGCCTGGTGGCTCAGACGAAGCAAGGCGCTGCGCCTGAAGCGGCAGATGGCCGCGCAGGCTACCTTGGCGAGTATGCCCGCCCAAGGTTAGGCTTGCGGTCGCCTGTCGATCGCCAATCGCAAATCCCAAGAAGAAACGGAATGCATGATGCCGAGTTTCCATCACGGCGATGTTGAAATTGCCTATATCGACGAAGGCGCGGGCGAACCGATCGTGCTGGTGCACGGCTTTGCCTCGAGCAAGAACGTCAACTGGATCTACCCGACCTGGGTCTCGGATCTCGTCAAGGCCGGCCGTCGGGTGATCGCGCTCGACAATCGCGGCCACGGCGAATCCGCCAAGCTCTACGATGCCGCGCAGTACGAGATCGCGACCATGGCCGGCGACGTGATCGCGCTGATGGACCATCTCGGAATCGCGCCCGCCGACATCATGGGCTATTCGCTGGGCTCGCGGATGACGGCGATCCTGGCGCGAGAGAATCCCGATCGGGTGCGCTCGGCGATCCTCGGCGGGATCGGCATCGGACTGATCGAGGGCGGCGGCCCCGGCGAGACGGTCGCGCTGGCGCTGGAGGCGCCGGCGCTCGACGATGTCACCGACCCGGTCGGCCGTACCTTCCGCGCCTTTGCCGACCAGACCCGCTCCGACCGCCGCGCGCTCGCCGCCTGCCTGCGCGGTTCGCGCCGCCTGATGACGCGCGAGGAGGCGGCCGGCATCCGCGTGCCGGTCTTGATCGCGGTCGGCAGCAAGGACGAGATCGCGGGCTCGGCGTCAGCGCTTGGCCGGATCATTCCGGGGTCGGAGGTGCTCGATATTCCGAACCGCGATCACATGCGGGCGGTCGGCGACAAGGTCTACAAGACCGGGGTCATCGACTTCCTGTCGCGGCGAAAATAGATCGCCGGCTTCATCCCTGGCGAAGGCGCGCGCGGCCGCGATCAGCACCACGAAGGTCGCGACCCACACCATGCGCGCGCCGTAGCGGTCGTGCGGCCCCGAGATCACGCCGCAGACGAAGGCATTGCCGAGCAAGGCGAGCGTGACCGTGCCCGCCAGCAGCGTCAGATCGTCGAGCCGCCGCTGCCACAGGCCGCGGCCGAACAGGATCACGACCAGGAGCATCGAGCCCAGCGCGACCGGCACGTGGATGCGGTTGATCGCGGTGAAGTCGAGGTGCCAGCGTTGCTGCCGCGCCGCGCGCATCGGCGCGACCTGTCTCGGGATGTAGCGCTCGATGATGCCGTAGGTATGCGGGATCCAGCCGTTGCTGCCTTCGCCGGTCGCGACATGCATGAGCTGGTCGGCGGTTGCCGTCAGCGCTGCCTTGGCCTGCCATTCCGGATATTCGGCCAGCGAGCGCAGCACGATGTAGCCCATCTCGTCATTCAGTCCCTTGAAGCGGCCGAGCGTGTTGAACATGCTGTGGCCCCACAGGAAGTCGTCGGCGGTCGGCGGCAACTCGTCGCGATAGGGGCAGAGCTTCAGCTTCTCCGTCGCGCAATGATCGCGCAGATATTGCGCAACGATGCCATCCTGCAGCATGCGGCCGAAGGCGACGCCATAGCCGCCGGGCGTCCAGGCCAGCTGTCCGGACAGCGCAAAGTTCGCCGCCAGCAGCATCGCCGCGCCGGCGACGGTGGTCAGGCTGCCTTGCACGAGGCCCGCGACCGGGATGCGCCGGCCGAGCCGCGGACGCAGCATCCAGCCGACGCAGCACAGGCCGAGCAGCACCGCCAGCGTCGCGCTGTGCGTGGCGGCCGAAAACGCGATGAACCCGAACAGCACCGCCTTCTCCAGCGTCGAGATTCGTTCGCCGTGCAGGATGAGGATGAAGAGCGCGAGCACCGAAAGGCCGGCGAAGATGTCGGTCAGCAGCATGCTGGCCAGCCAGGGCAGGGCGGTGGTTGCGATCAGCGCGAGGCTGATCGCGATCAGCCGGACCGGCCGGGCGAGGCCGAGCACGCGCAGCGTCAGCTGCAGGATCCACAGCGTCGCCAGGGTCTGGATGCCGAGGTTGAGCCAGAAATCCGATGTCTCGCCGACATGGAGGTAGATGCCGAATACCGTGGACCGGCTCGGCACCAGGTAGCCCTCATACCAGCGCGCCAGATAGCCGCCGGTATCCCACTGAAGCAGCGGATAGCCGTTCCAGAAGGCAGGGGCGAGCAGGAGGAGGGGGATGGCAATGGTCGCGATCCAGACCGACCGTGCATCGGTCAGGCGGGCACCTAAACTCCGAGTATTGATGATGTTTCCCCCTTTTATTGGGGCCGACCATGCCCAAAACCACACTGGGGACGAAATCCGCCAATAGTTGCAGAAGCACGGCTTGATTTCGGCAAAATCCCGACCAATTCCCCTAGACGCCGGCCCGGGGGTGTTCGGCTGGGGTTTACCGTACCGAGCCATCCCGGGACGCGCTGGGTCCATCGTGCTATAACGCACATCAGAACAACCGAATTGCGAGAGCAGCTATGGCAGTTCATCAGGTCAATCCGCAGGGAGGCAAGCTTGCGGCGCTCGATCCAATCTGGGATCGAATCCGCGGCGAGGCGGAGGACATCCTGCGGCGCGAGCCGGAGCTCGCATCCTTTATCTATGCGACCGTGCTGCATCATGAGCGGCTGGAAGATTCGGTGGTCCATCGCATTGCCGAGCGGCTCGATCACGCCGCGCTGTCGGGCGATTTGATCCGCCAGACCTATGGCGAGGCGTTGCGTGATGCGCCCGACATCGGCAACGCCTTCCGCGCCGACCTCGTCGCCGTCTATGACCGCGATCCCGCGACCTCGCGCTTCATCGATCCCTTGCTCTACTTCAAGGGCTTTCACGCGCTGCAGACCCATCGTCTCGCGCACTGGCTCTATCAGAAGGGCCGCAAGGATTTTGCCTTCTATCTGCAGAGCCGCTCCTCGGCGGTGTTCCAGACCGACATCAACCCGGCCGCCAGGATCGGCCGCGGCATCTTCCTCGATCACGCCACCGGTTTCGTCTGCGGCGAGACGGCGGTCATCGAGGACGACGTCTCGATCCTGCATGGCGTCACGCTCGGCGGCACCGGCAAGGAGAACGAGGATCGCCATCCGAAGATCCGCCACGGCGTGCTGATCGGCGCCGGCGCCAAGATCCTCGGCAATATCGAGATCGGTCATTGCGCGCGCATCGCGGCCGGCTCGGTCGTGGTCAAGCCCGTGCCGCACAACGTCACGGTTGCGGGCGTGCCGGCGAAAATCGTCGGCGAAGCCGGCTGTGCCGAGCCGTCGCGCACCATGGACCAGATGCTCAGCGCGATCGGGCTTTGATTTCACTCGCTTTCTGATCGCGGCGAAAACGCGCCCAAACAAGAGTCGTGTGCGCAACATCACGTCGCCAAAGCCTGAAAAGGCTCTGGCGATCTTTGCCGTCTCGTCCTAAAACTCCCCCGAAAATCATCGACCCGATTGGAGACGGCCGTGGACGTTCAGGAAGTCAGGAAGCTCGACGCGTATCTCAAACGCGTGTTCAGCAAT from Bradyrhizobium elkanii USDA 76 harbors:
- a CDS encoding FAD-dependent monooxygenase → MALTRTVIVAGAGIGGLTASLTLAAQGFRVVVLEKAERLEEAGAGIQLSPNASRILVELGLKEPLARRAVTPESVSILSARAGGEIARMPLGQAAEFRAGAPYWVIHRADLQAALQAAASDHPDIDLRLGCQFEDVTKHARGLTVVQRRGNSRQEELAVALIGADGIWSSVRGHLFPDVQPQFSGLIAWRGTLDATALPREYTAPHVQLWMGPDAHLVAYPISAGHQINVVAIVSGTWNRPGWSEPGDINEIKAAFATARWPATAQTLIGAVDGWRKWALFTLPDIGRWSEGAVTLLGDAAHAMLPFAAQGAGMAIEDAAVLAKALSDSTGENTAGIPAALKRYARMRRGRVLKVQRLARQQGRIYHLRGPAAIARDLAIRAIGPERMLARQDWIYDWRA
- a CDS encoding zinc-finger domain-containing protein; translation: MSDHVVPHFHNDAGVSVIEIGSQEFMCVGANPPFDHPHVFLDLGNDNEIICPYCSTLYRFASDLAAGEARPPECVLKDKVA
- a CDS encoding alpha/beta fold hydrolase, with amino-acid sequence MPSFHHGDVEIAYIDEGAGEPIVLVHGFASSKNVNWIYPTWVSDLVKAGRRVIALDNRGHGESAKLYDAAQYEIATMAGDVIALMDHLGIAPADIMGYSLGSRMTAILARENPDRVRSAILGGIGIGLIEGGGPGETVALALEAPALDDVTDPVGRTFRAFADQTRSDRRALAACLRGSRRLMTREEAAGIRVPVLIAVGSKDEIAGSASALGRIIPGSEVLDIPNRDHMRAVGDKVYKTGVIDFLSRRK
- the cysE gene encoding serine O-acetyltransferase, whose amino-acid sequence is MAVHQVNPQGGKLAALDPIWDRIRGEAEDILRREPELASFIYATVLHHERLEDSVVHRIAERLDHAALSGDLIRQTYGEALRDAPDIGNAFRADLVAVYDRDPATSRFIDPLLYFKGFHALQTHRLAHWLYQKGRKDFAFYLQSRSSAVFQTDINPAARIGRGIFLDHATGFVCGETAVIEDDVSILHGVTLGGTGKENEDRHPKIRHGVLIGAGAKILGNIEIGHCARIAAGSVVVKPVPHNVTVAGVPAKIVGEAGCAEPSRTMDQMLSAIGL